One Micromonospora eburnea genomic region harbors:
- a CDS encoding CPBP family intramembrane glutamic endopeptidase, with translation MTVDELTRPVSQRTLGTETLLVLGLSLGQSAVYALVSLVAKLTATGGLAKQTAALNTSASARPYLDLTYQLLGIFFVLVPVLLAVHLLARDPGQPARTLGVDLTRPGSDLARGAGLAALIGLPGLALFWAAAHLGVNATLVPAALPHLWWAVPVLILAAVQNAVLEEVIVVGYLVTRLRQLGWRLGAVIAASAVLRGSYHLYQGFGAFVGNAVMGVVFSLVFLRTRRVAPLIVAHTLLDVVAFVGYALLPKSWFGWL, from the coding sequence GTGACGGTTGACGAGCTCACCCGCCCGGTGTCCCAGCGGACCCTGGGCACCGAGACACTGCTGGTGCTCGGCCTCTCCCTCGGCCAGTCCGCGGTGTACGCGCTGGTTTCGCTGGTCGCCAAGCTGACCGCCACGGGCGGACTGGCGAAGCAGACCGCCGCGCTGAACACCTCCGCGTCGGCCCGGCCGTACCTCGACCTGACGTACCAGCTCCTCGGGATCTTCTTCGTGCTGGTGCCGGTGCTGCTCGCCGTACACCTGTTGGCGCGCGACCCCGGCCAGCCGGCGCGGACCCTCGGGGTGGACCTGACCCGGCCCGGATCGGACCTGGCCCGGGGCGCGGGCCTGGCGGCGCTGATCGGCCTGCCCGGGCTGGCGCTGTTCTGGGCGGCGGCGCACCTCGGCGTGAACGCCACCCTGGTCCCGGCCGCCCTACCGCACCTCTGGTGGGCGGTGCCGGTGCTGATCCTGGCCGCCGTGCAGAACGCCGTGCTGGAGGAGGTGATCGTGGTCGGCTACCTGGTCACCCGGCTGCGGCAGCTCGGCTGGCGGCTCGGCGCGGTGATCGCCGCCAGCGCCGTCCTCCGCGGCTCCTACCACCTCTATCAGGGCTTCGGCGCCTTCGTCGGCAACGCGGTGATGGGTGTGGTGTTCAGCCTCGTCTTCCTGCGCACCCGGCGGGTGGCCCCGCTGATCGTCGCGCACACCCTGCTCGACGTGGTCGCCTTCGTCGGCTACGCGCTGCTGCCGAAGTCGTGGTTCGGCTGGCTCTGA
- a CDS encoding globin domain-containing protein, producing MENFARLLKESWALVEEHRERLSGHFYARLFLLDPELRKLFPVQMSGQGDRILDAIVTATQTVGDPESFDEYLRALGRDHRKYHVDAAHYETMGVALLDALRSTVGDGWNLEYDQAWREAYASICERMLAGAAADGNPPYWHAEVLTHERYGADTAVLTVRALQHPLPWRAGQYVSIEAPRHHPRVWRTYSVANAPNDDNVLEFHVRTPAGAAGWVSGALVRRTKPGDLLRVAAPMGSMTLDRSSDRDILCVAGGVGLAPIKALVEELTQVNRTRWVHVFYGVRRPEELYGLPGLEGLVAAHPWLSVTPACSEDPDFDGELGDISEVVTRYGPWTTHDCYVSGSAPMVRATLRALAADDVPPDHIRYDTFGNL from the coding sequence GTGGAGAACTTCGCGCGGCTGCTGAAGGAGAGCTGGGCCCTGGTCGAGGAGCACCGGGAACGGCTGAGCGGTCACTTCTACGCCCGGCTGTTCCTCCTCGACCCGGAGCTGCGCAAGCTCTTCCCGGTGCAGATGAGCGGGCAGGGCGACCGGATCCTGGATGCGATCGTCACCGCCACCCAGACGGTGGGTGATCCGGAGAGCTTCGACGAGTACCTGCGCGCGCTGGGCCGGGATCACCGGAAGTACCACGTCGACGCCGCGCACTACGAGACGATGGGCGTCGCCCTGCTGGACGCGCTGCGCAGCACCGTCGGGGACGGCTGGAACCTGGAGTACGACCAGGCGTGGCGGGAGGCGTACGCGAGCATCTGCGAGCGGATGCTGGCCGGGGCGGCGGCCGACGGGAATCCGCCGTACTGGCACGCGGAGGTGCTCACCCACGAGCGGTACGGCGCGGACACCGCCGTGCTGACCGTACGGGCCCTCCAGCATCCGCTGCCCTGGCGGGCCGGCCAGTACGTCAGCATCGAAGCCCCCCGCCACCATCCTCGGGTGTGGCGGACGTACTCGGTGGCGAACGCCCCGAACGACGACAACGTGCTGGAGTTCCACGTACGTACGCCGGCCGGGGCGGCGGGCTGGGTGTCCGGGGCGCTGGTCCGCCGTACGAAGCCGGGGGACCTGCTGCGGGTGGCCGCGCCGATGGGGTCGATGACGCTGGACCGCTCCTCGGACCGGGACATCCTCTGCGTGGCCGGCGGGGTCGGGCTGGCCCCGATCAAGGCGCTGGTGGAGGAGCTGACCCAGGTCAACCGGACCCGCTGGGTGCACGTCTTCTACGGGGTCCGCCGGCCCGAGGAGCTGTACGGCCTGCCGGGCCTGGAAGGGCTGGTGGCCGCCCACCCGTGGCTGTCGGTGACCCCGGCGTGCAGCGAGGACCCGGACTTCGACGGCGAACTGGGCGACATCTCCGAGGTGGTCACCCGGTACGGCCCGTGGACGACGCACGACTGCTATGTCTCCGGCTCCGCGCCGATGGTCCGGGCCACCCTGCGCGCGCTGGCCGCCGACGACGTCCCGCCGGATCACATCCGGTACGACACCTTCGGCAACCTGTAG
- a CDS encoding peptide deformylase: protein MTSPIERAADSFAAELARHRTGRGLSKKQLATLMGFDPSYVSHVEGRRHRPTEDFARRAEAVLEASGAIWQRFREYDELRHSRSGGTHRDPPVPGQWLPPGTGLVVERETATLTHTDEGYHCAIRRELYNAGTEPVTRYLVRVAVDRYPNDPGRSNRHHREHPLTFAELRLAAYRDDGGAREPMHWRAKHDRDAFKEIWLLFENDEGRFPLYPGDRVTIEYAYQVGRDKWGPWFQRAVRLPTRHLAVRLDLPADLDPKVWGLETSLSAEEGPLRTPLQRRDEGDRSIFDWATDDPPLNARYRMQWRFRSQPPDLEPDGPGPRGRVRASDRMRAIGIVQRGEDLLRQPARHFDLPREEPVARDVVDRLSATLARLDELHPFNKGVGIAAPQLGLGWAAALVRPADRAAEPVVLLNPRVVDTASETDEQYEGCLSFFDHRGLVPRPLRIDVEHAHWDGNRIITSFEYAMARLVAHEIDHLEARLYVDRMAPGVPLVPVEEYRETGNPWRY, encoded by the coding sequence ATGACCTCACCCATCGAGCGTGCCGCCGACTCCTTCGCCGCCGAACTCGCCCGCCACCGGACCGGCCGCGGGCTGTCCAAGAAGCAGTTGGCCACCCTGATGGGTTTCGACCCGTCGTACGTCAGCCACGTCGAGGGGCGCCGGCACCGCCCCACCGAGGACTTCGCCCGCCGGGCAGAGGCCGTCCTGGAGGCCAGCGGCGCGATCTGGCAGCGCTTCCGGGAGTACGACGAACTGCGGCACAGCCGCTCCGGCGGGACGCACCGGGACCCGCCCGTCCCCGGCCAGTGGCTGCCGCCCGGCACCGGCCTGGTGGTCGAGCGGGAGACCGCCACCCTCACCCACACCGACGAGGGCTACCACTGCGCGATCCGGCGTGAGCTCTACAACGCCGGCACCGAACCGGTCACCCGCTACCTGGTCCGGGTCGCCGTCGACCGTTACCCCAACGACCCGGGCCGGTCCAACCGGCACCACCGGGAACACCCGCTCACCTTCGCCGAGCTGCGGCTGGCGGCGTACCGGGACGACGGCGGCGCGCGGGAGCCGATGCACTGGCGGGCCAAGCACGACCGGGACGCGTTCAAGGAGATCTGGCTGCTCTTCGAGAACGACGAGGGCCGCTTCCCGCTCTACCCGGGAGACCGGGTCACCATCGAGTACGCGTACCAGGTCGGGCGGGACAAGTGGGGCCCCTGGTTCCAGCGTGCCGTACGCCTGCCCACCCGGCACCTCGCCGTCCGACTCGACCTGCCCGCCGACCTCGACCCGAAGGTGTGGGGGCTGGAGACGTCCCTCTCCGCGGAGGAGGGCCCGCTGCGTACCCCGCTCCAGCGGCGCGACGAGGGCGACCGGTCGATCTTCGACTGGGCCACCGACGACCCGCCGCTGAACGCCCGCTACCGGATGCAGTGGCGGTTCCGCAGCCAGCCCCCGGATCTCGAGCCCGACGGTCCCGGCCCGCGCGGCCGGGTACGGGCCAGCGACCGGATGCGCGCCATCGGCATCGTGCAACGCGGCGAGGACCTGCTCCGGCAGCCCGCCCGCCACTTCGACCTGCCCCGCGAGGAACCCGTCGCCCGGGACGTCGTCGACCGGCTCTCCGCCACCCTGGCCCGCCTCGACGAGCTGCACCCGTTCAACAAGGGCGTCGGCATCGCCGCCCCGCAGCTCGGGCTCGGCTGGGCCGCCGCCCTGGTCCGCCCCGCCGACCGGGCCGCCGAACCGGTCGTGCTGCTCAACCCCCGAGTGGTCGACACCGCGTCCGAGACGGACGAGCAGTACGAGGGCTGCCTCTCCTTCTTCGACCATCGCGGGCTGGTGCCCCGGCCGCTGCGCATCGACGTGGAGCACGCCCACTGGGACGGCAACCGGATCATCACATCCTTCGAGTACGCGATGGCCCGGCTGGTCGCCCACGAGATCGACCACCTGGAGGCGCGGCTGTACGTCGACCGGATGGCCCCCGGCGTGCCGCTGGTGCCCGTCGAGGAATACCGGGAGACCGGCAACCCGTGGCGCTACTAG